A portion of the Acidobacteriota bacterium genome contains these proteins:
- a CDS encoding DUF3616 domain-containing protein has protein sequence MLTSIQRLSFHNSGADWSRETLSAVLQAHNSLWVISGMRNRLDCFAPAGGLHFKAMKSFDLDHFLADSATTKSTPGTAFDIEIESAAFDGRALWVVGSHSLSRALADPFKPDCKNILQLQSLVKRKHRFVLARIPVVLHHEAENRPTVELLEGANPETVSRLAGTVDGNELTEAIAEDEHLQPFLAIPGNENGLAVGGIAVYGKKVFLGLRGPVLHGWGIILELEIEDSADHLLHLKPIGPGGQRYKKHFLQLDGLGIRDLCLDGQDLLLLARPSQDFDWPVMVYRWYQGVNQIAERVVWSRPGSELTQVIQGPRTAVGSGYDRPNSLSLVSNDEFPYSVLVGYEFPSPYRLPQPAQLDLDLFRLTQ, from the coding sequence ATGTTGACTTCCATCCAGCGGCTCTCTTTCCACAACAGTGGTGCCGACTGGTCCAGGGAAACACTTTCGGCTGTGCTTCAAGCCCACAACAGCCTGTGGGTGATTTCTGGAATGAGGAATCGTCTGGATTGTTTTGCCCCAGCCGGAGGTTTGCATTTCAAAGCTATGAAATCATTTGACTTAGATCATTTTCTCGCTGATTCGGCCACCACCAAATCAACGCCTGGGACTGCCTTCGATATTGAAATCGAAAGTGCTGCTTTTGACGGACGTGCGCTCTGGGTGGTGGGTTCTCACAGCCTGAGCCGGGCTCTGGCCGACCCGTTCAAACCGGATTGCAAAAACATTCTTCAACTACAATCCCTGGTCAAAAGGAAACACCGTTTTGTGTTGGCCCGGATTCCAGTTGTGCTCCACCACGAAGCGGAAAACCGGCCAACCGTTGAATTGCTGGAGGGGGCCAACCCCGAAACCGTGTCACGACTGGCGGGAACGGTTGATGGGAACGAACTCACTGAAGCCATTGCCGAAGATGAACATCTGCAACCATTTCTGGCAATTCCTGGAAATGAAAATGGGCTGGCCGTGGGTGGGATTGCCGTTTACGGAAAAAAAGTATTTCTCGGGTTGCGGGGACCAGTGCTGCATGGGTGGGGGATTATCCTGGAGCTGGAAATCGAGGACAGTGCCGACCATCTGCTGCACCTCAAACCGATTGGGCCAGGTGGACAGCGGTACAAAAAGCACTTTCTTCAACTTGACGGCCTGGGAATTCGCGATTTGTGCCTTGATGGACAGGATTTGTTGCTCCTGGCCAGGCCCAGTCAGGATTTTGATTGGCCAGTTATGGTGTATCGCTGGTATCAAGGGGTGAATCAGATTGCGGAACGGGTGGTTTGGAGTCGTCCAGGGAGTGAACTCACCCAGGTTATTCAGGGGCCGCGCACAGCCGTCGGCTCCGGGTATGATCGGCCAAACAGTCTATCCCTGGTTTCAAATGATGAGTTTCCATATTCGGTACTGGTCGGATACGAATTTCCTTCACCGTATCGGTTACCTCAACCAGCACAGCTTGATTTGGATCTCTTTCGCTTGACTCAATAA
- a CDS encoding carbon-nitrogen hydrolase family protein — MPSDHLLVGIAQMSPIWLNRRATSEKMLTFLDQAAKHGCKVVVFGEALLPGYPFWIERTDGARFDSPIQKEIHAHYLDQAVQIESGHLDAFCHAARRHSLAVVLGCVERPLDRGGHSLYCSLVFIDPEGKIGSVHRKLMPTYEERLTWAPGDGHGLQVHQLGAFTLGGLNCWENWMPLARAALYGLGEDLHVAIWPGSIRNTETITRFIALESRSFVISASGLMRPTDFPPETPHRDLIVQNCEPFLANGGSCIAAPDGTWLLSPVIEDETLLVATLDHTLVRQARQNFDPAGHYSRPDVTHLTVNRKRQSTVSFTD, encoded by the coding sequence ATGCCTTCTGACCACCTTCTTGTTGGCATTGCCCAGATGTCCCCGATCTGGCTCAATCGTCGGGCGACGAGCGAAAAAATGCTCACCTTCCTCGATCAAGCGGCCAAACATGGCTGTAAGGTGGTCGTTTTTGGTGAAGCCCTCCTGCCTGGATATCCATTTTGGATCGAGCGAACTGACGGCGCCCGATTTGATTCCCCGATTCAAAAAGAAATTCACGCCCACTATCTTGACCAGGCGGTGCAAATCGAATCAGGTCATCTGGATGCTTTTTGCCACGCCGCCAGACGTCATTCCCTGGCAGTGGTGCTTGGGTGTGTTGAACGCCCTCTGGATCGGGGCGGACATAGCCTGTATTGCTCGCTCGTGTTCATTGATCCAGAAGGAAAGATTGGCTCAGTCCATCGAAAGTTAATGCCAACGTATGAGGAACGCCTCACCTGGGCACCTGGCGATGGTCACGGTCTGCAAGTGCATCAACTTGGAGCCTTTACCCTGGGTGGGCTCAATTGCTGGGAAAACTGGATGCCCCTGGCACGCGCCGCACTTTACGGCCTTGGAGAAGATCTCCACGTCGCCATCTGGCCCGGAAGCATCCGCAACACCGAAACCATCACCCGATTTATTGCCCTTGAGTCCCGGTCATTTGTGATTTCAGCCTCGGGATTGATGCGCCCCACCGATTTTCCTCCTGAAACTCCTCATCGTGACTTGATTGTCCAGAATTGCGAGCCCTTTCTGGCCAATGGTGGCTCCTGTATTGCCGCCCCGGACGGAACCTGGCTGTTATCGCCAGTCATTGAAGATGAAACACTCCTGGTAGCCACCCTCGACCACACACTGGTTCGACAGGCACGGCAAAACTTTGACCCGGCTGGGCATTATTCCCGCCCCGATGTCACCCACCTCACCGTCAATCGGAAGCGGCAATCCACCGTTTCATTCACAGATTAA
- a CDS encoding sigma-70 family RNA polymerase sigma factor yields the protein MPTSSVPGIVEHLFRHQAGQLVSTLTCVFGPQHLELAEEVVQEALIKALQVWPYRGIPENPTAWLVRVAKNSALDVLRRESSLAEKAGVLQQAFAVREALAIRQPMTETSLELIDDELRMMFMACHPAISRESRIALTLKTVGGFGVSEISRAFLSREATIAQRLVRAKRQIKEDGITFELPDSNELSSRLDSVLEVLYLLFNEGYTAHQGENLIRAELCSEAVRFARMLLHHPATNLPKCHALLALMVLLAARLPARVDDNGELFLLRDQDRSLWDKRLIYQGLRHLEQSAAGDELTEYHLQAGIASAHAVALSFEATNWEQIVGLYDQLLELNPSPVIVLNRAVAMAHLQGPEAGISALEAICHHPALHQYYLLPATLGELWRELGDSHQAAHWYRTALKCPCSEPEQRFLRQQLSVLPVSTSFQ from the coding sequence ATGCCCACCAGTTCGGTTCCGGGAATTGTTGAACACCTGTTTCGTCATCAGGCCGGGCAACTGGTGTCTACCTTGACGTGCGTGTTTGGCCCGCAACACCTTGAACTGGCTGAAGAAGTGGTTCAAGAAGCCCTGATCAAAGCCCTGCAAGTCTGGCCATATCGCGGCATTCCTGAAAACCCAACGGCCTGGCTGGTGCGGGTGGCGAAAAACAGTGCACTTGATGTGCTCCGGCGCGAAAGCTCACTGGCTGAAAAAGCTGGTGTACTACAGCAGGCATTTGCCGTTCGGGAAGCCCTGGCGATTCGTCAGCCAATGACCGAGACGAGTTTGGAATTGATTGATGACGAATTGCGCATGATGTTTATGGCCTGCCATCCGGCGATTTCGCGCGAGTCCCGTATTGCATTGACGCTCAAAACAGTAGGTGGTTTTGGGGTCAGCGAAATCAGCCGGGCGTTTTTGTCCAGGGAAGCTACCATCGCCCAACGATTAGTCCGCGCCAAGCGCCAAATTAAAGAAGACGGAATCACCTTTGAACTACCGGATTCCAATGAGCTTTCTTCCCGGCTTGATTCAGTGCTTGAAGTTCTCTATCTGCTGTTCAATGAAGGATATACCGCCCATCAGGGAGAAAACCTGATTCGGGCCGAATTGTGCTCCGAGGCGGTGCGCTTTGCCCGGATGCTCCTTCACCATCCGGCCACGAATCTGCCGAAATGCCATGCCTTGCTGGCGCTGATGGTGTTGCTGGCGGCTCGGCTTCCGGCGCGAGTTGATGATAATGGGGAGTTGTTTTTACTGCGTGATCAGGATCGGTCGCTGTGGGACAAAAGATTGATTTATCAGGGGTTACGCCATTTGGAACAATCGGCGGCTGGCGATGAATTAACCGAATATCACTTGCAAGCCGGAATTGCCTCAGCCCACGCTGTCGCCCTCAGTTTTGAAGCCACCAATTGGGAACAGATTGTCGGGTTGTATGACCAGTTACTTGAACTCAACCCTTCACCGGTCATTGTGCTCAACCGCGCAGTGGCGATGGCTCACCTCCAGGGCCCCGAAGCCGGAATTTCAGCCCTTGAAGCCATTTGCCACCACCCGGCACTTCATCAGTATTACTTATTGCCTGCGACACTCGGTGAATTATGGCGTGAACTCGGAGACTCACATCAAGCCGCACACTGGTATCGGACCGCGCTTAAGTGCCCTTGTTCAGAGCCCGAACAACGCTTTCTGCGCCAGCAATTAAGCGTGTTGCCTGTTTCAACCAGCTTTCAATAA
- a CDS encoding transcription initiation protein — translation MPQFMLISMYDMSEASDVELSPEMIQSIIQKYFDWNTKLQESGKLVGVNKLVDGAGKRLKGFGEKQVVTDGPFIETKEVVGGYWIIEAADYDAAVAMAQDCPTLEFGGFLEIREIQDMSQMGN, via the coding sequence ATGCCTCAGTTTATGTTGATTTCAATGTATGACATGTCCGAAGCGTCGGATGTCGAACTCAGCCCGGAAATGATCCAATCCATCATCCAAAAATATTTTGACTGGAACACAAAGCTTCAGGAATCGGGAAAGCTGGTTGGCGTCAATAAACTGGTTGACGGCGCCGGTAAACGATTGAAAGGATTTGGGGAAAAACAGGTTGTCACGGATGGGCCGTTTATCGAAACCAAAGAAGTTGTTGGCGGATACTGGATTATAGAGGCGGCTGATTATGATGCTGCGGTTGCCATGGCTCAGGATTGTCCAACGCTTGAATTCGGAGGCTTTCTCGAAATCCGGGAAATTCAGGACATGTCGCAAATGGGCAACTGA